The genomic segment aaattgatcaaaaaaaaattaaaaaaaatatattatgtaagGTTACacattttagaaatattatctgaaaataaacattttttattttaaaagatatagttcatctatacaaaagataaaaaaaaattatagatgaatcagaaAACTAAACACATAACAAAAAAGAGGTTctctaaataaaagaaaagaaagaatgagtattaatgtaaatataaatagttttttttaataaaaaaacatataaaagagaagcattcattgaaaaacaaatagaaaaaaaaaataaggcgcTGCTGGGTTTGGCATGCCATGCTAGCCTGCCTGACTCATTTCATTAGAGCTCGCGTGACAAGGTACttatatccatttttttaaaaaaaaaattagactacATGTCATCTGATTTTGCCCAGAACTCATCATTGTGGTGGCAAAAAAATCAAGGCGtaagttttttttacccaaaacctgtttttcaatccattttttgacccaaaacacctaaataaaactttaaaaaccatGTTTTATTTTGCCCAGAACTCATCATTGATAGGTTTTATCaatgacctaaaaaaaattcccaaaaaccaaaatcaactcaaaatcaaaattcaaccTAAGCtcatatctgttttttttaatgaaatttaaaggtTAAAAAACACGTAATATGAACTCCTCTCATCAAAAGAAACAACTTGACACATATATCATTCGTTTTAGTGGCATAAATCGGTGTTAACGACATGCTTTTCTCTCTACCACTAGAATCCAACaacctctctcttctctttcaatcagggactaaaaaataataaaaataaatttttgtactaaaattgagtttgaaaaatattgaggtaccaaaattatataatctgcattattttttaagttcgaGGATCAAAATGcatctttttttcaaaacttaaggCATGCCATCCATATTTGGCGCCTTTTTTATTTAGGTCTCTCTCTTTTCAATTCtacattttcataaaaaatcaaaatcaattgattttaattaaaactaaattgatgggaaaaaaattttatgaccaaattgaagaaaaacaaaatcttttacACAACCCATCCACAATAatatcttttagttttaaacttaatgttaatgttaattaatttccaTTTGTTGCTGACCATTTATTTCAAGTTATCAAACAGGCTCTTGTCTTGTAATGGTCTCTAACTCCCATAAAATTTTAACGTATAGACTTGTATTTAGATTGGCTTTGACATTCTCTTACAGTGAACAAAAAGGAGGTGACCTCATGAACAATCAACATCATCCCTTATGAATCTTATTTTGTTAGTTTTCTTATCCAAATTTGAGCCTAATactaacacaaaaaattattagagagagagagagagagagagagagagagagagattattaGTGGGATGACAAATTTGATGTTTCTAAGCAATTCCTCTACCATGTCCAATCATCCAAAGTCAGCTTCCAAGTAGACTTGTAAGTGGTCTTTGGCCAGAGTTCCAAAAGGAGTGGAACTCATGGGACAGATTCCAAAACAAAGTTCTCTGTATCTGTTTTCTCTAGGTTTTCTAAGTATCTTGACACTGATATATACATCCATTGGCCAACTTGCGACCTGTGGTTATGATTGCTTGGGACCTGTGTTTGTGATGATTGGATTAACTGCTTTGTCAGATACAAAAGATGAATCAGCCAAAAAATACAGTTTGGTAAGCGGTATGTATTGGTTCTGTGACTGTAGGCAGCGATATGAAGAGATGAAGATAGAAAATCATTGCATGTACACTGATAAATCAATGATGCTGCAAGATACCGTACACTGACATAAAATAATCCTGTTGTCCATGAGTTCTCAGTTCTAAACTAATGTCAAAGAATTTCAAGACCGTTGTTGGGCTTCTAAATCACAGTTTAGCTACTTGTGAACAATATGATGACAAGTAAGCAGATTTGAAGGAGCAAAAATGTCTGAATAATAAATGATGCTAGAGTTTTCCTTGTGGATAAGGAAGCTTGCAGATACAAATAATAGATGTATGTCAATTATAATTAACGATACTCAGTCAGAAATACCATCCCCGTACACTCCATTACCAATATCCAGATCAGTATCAggtttactttttaattttgacaatcTACCAGAAGATTTCAATGGCTTCCCGACCTTCCCCGCCTGCAATACCAACCCCTTTTCAGAAGGTTTCCGTTTTCTCTTCATGCGTGTCCCTCCCGTGTCCTCTGTAAGAGAGTCCATTGCAACATAAGAGTTAGTCatcaattaaacaaataaactaaCGTAGAACACTCAGAGTCAACTTGCTTAAAGACTAACACCAAAAGCCTAAAGAGTTTTAAGCGTAATATAACCAGATTTCCATCtgctaaaattatataatttcatttttcatatagAAAATCATTCTCCTTGCCTCCTCCCCCCGCCCACAccgaacaaaaaaaactgataaCCAAAGTCAACTATCATACACAGACAGCATTTTCCCAGAAGATAAGTATACTGTGTTTTACAATTATTAACAAATCAGGTATATGGAAAATGTTAAAAGTTTTAAGATAAATCTTGAATCCCAGTTCATGGTATGAATCGAGAATATTGACAAACCTCACAGCATAATCATTAGTTATACAAAAATCACCACTTAAAAATCTTTAAAGATAGGCATGGTGTTACCTTCAAGAGGACTTGATGCATGGTTCGTTGCTTGTCCATTCTGTTCAGCTTCTTCAGACAGAGGGGAACCAGAATTATTTGAATCCATCAGCTTTGAAGAACTTCCCACACACTTATCTTGTTGCTCAAGAACGTCAGGACAAGGGGTAGCTGGCAAGAAACACAGTTCTTCTTGAGACACATCTGAATCACTGAAAGCATCTTTCTCCACTGTTACAATATCAACTTCATCATCTTGATTAATATCTGATTCTTTTACCTGCAACCATACATATATTTTGAGAAACATAGAAATGGACGGAAGACTTGCTCAACCAGCCTGTTTGTGTTTACCTTTTCAGTTCCAGGTATCAGATCAAATTCATCTTCACGTTCCACGTACTCTTCATTTTCCTCTAGCTCTTTGAAGTCTGGGGCAAATGCACTCCAGTTCTCAGTATGGTCCTTAGCCCAAATATAAACCAAGCCAGTCAATGAAACAGAGACAATAATAGGGTGAACAGGATGCCAGGCTAAATCAATCAATGCTTCTTTTGGACCTTCAAGGATTTTTACAAGATGTCCAGCTCTATCCCATATGTAGATCTTGTGCTCTCCCTTGCTCGCAGAACCACCAATAACCCATTCCCCATCACCACTGAAACAAGGCGCTTTCCAGTGCACTTTGGTGATGATATCCTGGAATTCCCGGAAAAGTGCTAAGCACCTTGATCCAACAACCTTCATTCTCTCGATACCAGCTACCTCATCAAGAGTCTTGTTCAGGTCCTCTAAAGCCATGAGACCATCTTTAAGAGGAAGAAGATTTTCATATATCCTAATTGTCCGGTCATTTGAATTTGTAAGAAGAAACTGTCCATTTCTGCTGAAAACTATGTTCTTAATCACAGCACCACCGGGAGTGGGAACCATGGCATGCACTTGAATGCTTTTGGGATCTATTATAAGTATTTCTCCTTTGGAATTTCCCACATAAACCAGATCCCCACACTTGTTAAAGCATGCTGCAGTGGGAGTGAAAGGGAGACCATCTGTGGGCTTGTTACGTGATGGTGGGGCAAGTCCATTGTCCACATCAGCTACTGTAACTGGTAGCAAAGTGGTGTTTCCTGTGTTTAAATCTACAATGATAGGAGCAGATGAAAGTGGGCATGCCAGGCAGAGAGATGGAGTAGAGGATCCAGAATGTAGCCGAGCTAGTAGTGGGGTTTGCTGAAGAGTAATGCGAGTAATCTTCTCTCCACTGACAACATCCCAAAGTGTTAGTGATTTGTCAGCAGCAGACACAAGAATTCGATGACCATACTTCGACCAACAGATACTTGTTATGGCAGCAACACAATCTTTATCCCGGAGCTCTTTTGCAATTCCCCTGGTCTCAAAGTCCCAAATAACACAACTTCCATCAGTGCATCCAGCTGAAAGAAGATAGAAGCAATTAGGAAATCAGAATCTTCGAACAATACACACACATTTCTACAAGTAGCTAAAATTAAAatcgataaaaataaatacgGCATAAAAGAACAGGCAGCAAGAAATGGCTTCCTTATCAAAGAACAATCAAACTAGCAAAAATAAGCAACACCCACAATAGCTTATCTAGCTACTAGTACCTACATTATTTAAAAGCATAAAGTTTTAATCACATACCAGCAAGAAGCGTTCCGCGACGATTAAAAGCAATACATTTCATAAGCCCATGTTGCAAATACTCCTCTATCACTTCTGGAAAATCTCCTTGCAGTGGATCTTTTCGATAAAacccaacaaaataaatttggtaaaacataatatttgtgtacaaaaaagaaaacccagaaataaaacaaaaaaaatgaaaaggagatagagagagagagagctgacCAATTATTGGAGCATTCATGGATGAGTTGATGAATTTTCCCTAATTGCTATGTTGCTGATAATAAGCTTAAAAAGAAAGGAACTTTGCttttatgtttgtttaatttttctagtGTAGTAAGTGAGGTCGAAGGGAGAGAGTGAGAAGGAGAATGGTGGTGGAGAGTGGCGGCGGAGGAAGCGGAGGCGGAGGCGGAGGAGGAGGTTTTGTCGAGGAGGAGACATCAAAGAGAAGTTTAGTTCTGTTCAAttccgagagagagagagagagagagagagagcgagcgAGGGAGAAAAGAGAGATCGAATACATGTCACtgtcatagttattaaaccgaTCTGAAGATTAACCCGGCCAAAAGGCTAGATCTTGGATTTtatgggtcaacccgggtcaaTTTGGGTCAATccgaaaaattaaaaaaattaaaattttaatatttcatatgaaagaatccatgtaaatatagattatatatatattatgaagtttaaaagaatattttaaaaagttttttattccacgttaaaaaaatattatgttaaacttttaagttaaagtatttaaactaaaaactttttttatcccacattgaaaaaacataactttttctttgaaaacatagagtatatatactaataggtttcaaatctcacattgaaaaaatataatttttttcatggaaacatagagtatatatatgaaagggcttcaaatctcacattgaaaatatattatgttatccttttaagttgaagtatttaaaccaaaaggtttttttatcccacattgaaaagatattatgttatccttttaagttgaagtatttaaatcaaaatgttttttatcccaaattgaaaaaacatgatttttttcttggaaacatagagtatatatactaatgggtttcaaatcccacatcgaaaaaacataaattttttcatgggaacatggagtatatatatgaaagggcttcaaatcccacattgaaaagatattatgttatccttttaagttgaagtatttaaaccaaaaggtttttttatcccacattgaaaaaacatgacttttttcttggggacatagagtatatataccaatgggtttcaaatcccacattttaaaaaaaaaaaacgggtcTCATTcaggtcgacccgccgggtcgcTCGGGTTTGGCAGGGTTGTTGCCACAAccggtcttttattaaacccggGCCGGTCCAGCCACCGAGTCGActgggtcccgggtcgacccgccgggccgggccgggtttaataactaagGTCACTATAGCTcatttaatagttatttttatttatttactacaTCGTTATCCACACAGTTcggattaaaattattttgaaaaaaaaattttgtcatTGTTCATATCttcctaataatttttttttaaattatgcagAGTTTAATCTGATTTCACTTGATTAACTTGATGaattcaaaagcaaaaaaataataatttgggtGAACTTGTCAAACCTGCAATTAAGtttatgagactatgataacctaatagaaaacaaaacaaaataaattatgaaacttaattttcaataaattcataGTTAAAGGttgaaatctataaaaaatcaatctaaaaacatgACACAATAAAACGAGTCTACTCAGGTTAACCTGCAAAACACGTGACCCAAGTCATACGACTgagataacttaatagaaaacaagccaaaataaaattataaagtctaattcaTAACTTCATGTTGagggatgagattgaaaaaatatcatctaaaaaaGACAActaaaaactcgagtcaactaagttaacccgtcaaatccgTGATCTgagtcatgagactgagataacctcatagaaaaaaaaataaaaataaatcatgaaacctaattttcaattaatccaatgttaaatgatgaaattgaaaaaaaaatcaattaaaataagaaaaaaaaactcaagtctaCAAAGTTAACCAGTCAAACCCGTGATACAGGTTATGAGATCGAACTAACTACATATAAAGAAAactataataaattatgaaactcaatctccaataaactaaagtttgaaatataaaatcagcgaaataaaaatagatatagaaaaaaagggtaaaaacaaacatcataagaatgaatagtgttttgtgaggtgGTAAACAGTAAAAACACCacctcttttagtttatactaCTAAATTTGTAGCTCACGCTTCGTTGAACAAAATTTTTTATgccataaaaaaatgttagggtaaaaaaaatccaagttccAAGTTATCAGTTCAATTGGCaagttaaataatatgaaaaaaatgcaataaccGACAAGACAAAAACAAGAACCAAACATGATTCTATCCAGATTATCAAACAATCCAACGttaaactaataaaatgaaaaatgaagaaaacaaaagaaagaaaaactccaaaaaaaaaatcagcttaaaaaatggaaaacaacCAAGTAAACCCAGACGAAACTCCTAAATTTagtttaatctctaaaacttaCAACTCGTTAAATCATGGACTCGAGTTTAATAAAGAAACTTAActctcaactaatttaattttgaaggatgaattcattgaaaaaatattaattaaaaaacttataaaagcaaaaaaaaattacaataaaaagaaaaaggataaaatttgagagaaaaaaacctaagaaggatgaaacttcaaaaaaaaaatgatctcaaataaaataaataacaattaaaagaatgaacaCCAAATTTAAAacgttaaaaaataataggggatgaaattgaaaaatatttataatttgataaattatttatagataaaaaaataatagggggtgaaattgaaaaaaaaaagttttataggGCTAACCCAATAgaataaaatcttaaacaaatacaaaaataaaacaaaaaaaaggataaactATAAGAAAAccccaatttaaaaaaaaacaagcaaacttATGAACCTCCTGAACCTGGTCTAATCTTTAAAACTTGTAGTTTGTGAATTATTGGATATGGGTTCAATCAAAAAGCTTaactcttaataaatttaattttgaatgatgaatttgtgaaaaaaaatatgaattaaaaaacctctaaaagaaaaataaaacacagaAACAAGAAGAATGAGAATAAAGTTTAACAGAAAAAACCGCAACGAGgataaaatttgacaaaaattaaaatcatcccagataaaataaatagcaattaacagaatcaagatcaaattcgaatgattaaaaaatcataggggtgaaattgaaaaacatctaTACTTTGAtagataatttatatatattaaaaactagtagggatgaaaataaaaaaaattgtaagggTCAGCTTAACAGAAggaaaaccatataaaaaagaatgataaaaaaaaacatcataaaaagcaAGCAAACAAGTCTGGACAAACCTCTTAAACCTGATCTATATTCTAAAAATCGCAACTCGTAAAAACTTAGACTTGGATTCAACCAAGAAGATTAATAATcaaccaatttatttttaaaggatgaaattggtgaaaaaatattattaaaaaaaaattgcaaaagcaaaaacataaaagagaagaaaaaaatggggataaaatttgataaagaaaacttaaggaggatgaaatttgaaagaaaaacaatttaaaaaatgaaaacaaaataaatagtaattaaaagaataagaactaaatttgaaatataaaaaagccatacggggtgaaattaaaaatatttataatttcatagattaaaaaatggtaaggagtgaaattgaaaaaaaatggtaggcaaactgaaaaaaataatagaattaaaaaaaaggataaaaaaccttagaaaaaaaaaccaagcaaaattGGGAACCTCCTAAGTAAGGTATAGTCTCTAAAACTTACAACTCATGGAATTTTAGACTCGGGTTAAATcaagaaacttaatttttaactaatttaattttgaatgatgaaattggtgaaaaaatatcaataaaaaaacatgcaaaagcaaaaaaaagtagcaacaaaaagaatgaggaaaaaatttgataggaaaaaaaatcaaaagaggatgaaatttgaaaaaaaaaaaaccaattttaaaatgattccaAGGAAAATAagtagcaattaaaagaataaagaccaagtttgaaaaattaaaaacattataggggtgaaaatgaaaaatatttgtaacttgatagattatttatatatttaaaaatgataaggggtgaaataaaaaaaatataatttgaaaatttttttatagattaaaaaaagtagatgttgaatttgaaaatcatttataattttatagtttattctaaaataaaaaaatagtaatcaaaagtatAGAGAGaaaatgtgaagaaaaaaaataattgaagagaTTGGTCTGAAATTTTGCATGAACTAGtgcaaaatttgaggagaatagagagaagaaaaataaaaagaaacgaTCGTCGGTGCCAAACCAACGACGATCATGATATGCGCGGCTCACCATCGTATAAAGGGCTCCAAAATCTTTCAAACACCGTCACAGAAAGCGGCGTTTGGTGGCCGGATAACCTCACACGCACTGTTTGAACAATGCATGGATTGTCCACACGTTGGTGTTTGCTCACGCGCTagcatgttgttttttaaataatattaaatataggACTATTACAATATTACCCCTAAACAACCTCCAAATCTACAACAAAGTAATACCCTTACGAGAgagttgcatttttttttttgtctttgaaggcaccaaaataattgcaccattctgaaaaaaataaaatggcaaAAGCACCCCCAATCAAAAGCATTATTTATTCCAGGgataaagttataattttattgtacattaaaatagaaaataacaaatataaccTCATCCAATATGTTAAAGATAATTGTTCTATTGTGAAAAGACAACCTCACCCTCAAAACTTaattcattgctttttttttcaagggcaAATTAGTAAATAAACCATTACAATGAATAGAAAAAAGGGTCTTGGCCTACAATAACTTCTCTTCCAGgtttggtgtgtgtgtgtgtgtgttatatcATCCTTAGACggtgataatattataaaaaaaaattatgaaacttaattatcaattaagtcaatattaaaagatgaaattagtaaaaaaatatttgataaaaaaacaagacaaaaaaaaaacactcgagTAAACTCGGGTTGATCTGCCAAACCCACTATTCGGGTCATGCATCCTTAATAAGTTTTTATCAgtaagattatttttcaaattatatgacAATCATGTGGGtgagacatttttttttgtatcaaataatatttttttttaaaggataggcacacatttttttaaaaagttaaataccaaaaatattcattttattaaattgaaataagataaaaaaaatctttaaataataaaggatgattttttaaaattttttaaggaACTAAAAGAGCATTAAAAA from the Populus nigra chromosome 1, ddPopNigr1.1, whole genome shotgun sequence genome contains:
- the LOC133690638 gene encoding protein RBL-like, translating into MNAPIIDPLQGDFPEVIEEYLQHGLMKCIAFNRRGTLLAAGCTDGSCVIWDFETRGIAKELRDKDCVAAITSICWSKYGHRILVSAADKSLTLWDVVSGEKITRITLQQTPLLARLHSGSSTPSLCLACPLSSAPIIVDLNTGNTTLLPVTVADVDNGLAPPSRNKPTDGLPFTPTAACFNKCGDLVYVGNSKGEILIIDPKSIQVHAMVPTPGGAVIKNIVFSRNGQFLLTNSNDRTIRIYENLLPLKDGLMALEDLNKTLDEVAGIERMKVVGSRCLALFREFQDIITKVHWKAPCFSGDGEWVIGGSASKGEHKIYIWDRAGHLVKILEGPKEALIDLAWHPVHPIIVSVSLTGLVYIWAKDHTENWSAFAPDFKELEENEEYVEREDEFDLIPGTEKVKESDINQDDEVDIVTVEKDAFSDSDVSQEELCFLPATPCPDVLEQQDKCVGSSSKLMDSNNSGSPLSEEAEQNGQATNHASSPLEEDTGGTRMKRKRKPSEKGLVLQAGKVGKPLKSSGRLSKLKSKPDTDLDIGNGVYGDGISD